The following proteins are co-located in the Sulfurospirillum deleyianum DSM 6946 genome:
- a CDS encoding flagellar hook capping FlgD N-terminal domain-containing protein, translated as MATGWENLITSSSTNTTTSSTTSSTKSSLSNDDFLQLLLTELEHQDPTDPMDSDKILTQTAQLSSLEASQNTTAALEELSDQLSANTNFSAIGVIGQMASLGSSAITLENKTSNFEIYFPSEIKDGTLTITDTNGKTVKTIDIGDSVAGKSGVIAFNWDGVDNDGTQLADGTYSATVSYTDASGALKTTQAGTYPVESVRYVDGAAYVKLGSYYYAIDEVLEFYDQSLA; from the coding sequence ATGGCAACAGGTTGGGAAAATTTAATTACAAGCTCTTCCACAAATACAACGACAAGTTCAACAACAAGTTCAACCAAATCATCACTCAGCAATGATGATTTTTTACAACTTCTCCTTACAGAATTAGAACATCAAGACCCGACTGACCCAATGGACAGCGACAAAATCTTGACACAAACCGCACAGCTCTCTTCATTGGAAGCTTCTCAAAATACCACCGCAGCTCTTGAAGAGCTCTCAGATCAACTTTCAGCTAACACCAACTTTAGTGCGATTGGCGTTATTGGTCAAATGGCAAGTTTGGGAAGTTCTGCCATTACCCTTGAAAACAAAACATCTAATTTTGAAATCTATTTCCCTTCTGAAATTAAAGATGGAACCCTGACTATTACAGATACCAATGGCAAAACCGTTAAAACCATTGATATTGGTGATTCTGTGGCAGGAAAAAGTGGTGTTATCGCTTTTAATTGGGATGGTGTTGATAATGACGGAACACAACTTGCTGATGGAACATACAGTGCCACCGTCTCTTACACCGATGCGAGCGGTGCTTTAAAAACAACCCAAGCAGGAACTTATCCTGTTGAATCTGTCAGGTATGTTGATGGTGCAGCCTATGTCAAATTGGGTTCTTATTACTATGCGATTGATGAAGTTCTTGAATTTTATGATCAGTCTCTAGCATAA